Below is a window of Myxococcaceae bacterium JPH2 DNA.
TTGAACCATGTCGGGGGATTGCAACAGTTCCGCCGCGACCGCGGCGTGAGAGCCCGTTCAAAACGCGCATTCGTTCCCTCGGGACGTATACGCGGCGATGAGTTCGCGCATCCCGGGCGACAACGGCGAAGGCCCGCGCATCACCTCCTGCGTGAAGCGTGACAGGGCCGCGCCTCGCGAGGGCTTGAAGGCAAACAGGTGCCAGATTTGCGGCGGGGGGAAGCCCGCGCTTCGCGCCTGTCGGATGAGCGCCCCGTAATGACACGAGGACTCATGGGACTCGACATCGGGCAGGTGCATGCGGCGGTCGGGGCTCTTGGGGGCCATGGGTGTCCTCGCGAGGGAAGCGGTCAACGAACGACAAACGCATCGAGCGCGGCGCGAAGCTCGGCGGGAAAGGGCGTGGGTTCGTTGCGCCCGCCCTGGCGCGACATGCAGGCAATCTCTTGGTCGCCCCGCGCCACCGGCTCGCGCTGGCCATGGGCCAGCCGCAGGTAGTCGAAGCGCATCGTCACGCGGTTGCGTGACAGTCCTCCCAGCCGCATCAGGATGAGCAGCTCGTCAAAGGCCCGGACCTCGTCGAGGTAGTCGCACGCCACGCGAGTCGTCACCAACGCGAGCCCCAGGCCGAGCTGGGAGAGCGTGGACGGCGCGTGCTCGCGCAGGAAGAACTCGCGACAGCGGCCTTGCCACCGGAGGTGGTTCACGAAGTACACGTTGCCCACCAGGTTGGTCTCC
It encodes the following:
- a CDS encoding peroxidase, with amino-acid sequence MAPKSPDRRMHLPDVESHESSCHYGALIRQARSAGFPPPQIWHLFAFKPSRGAALSRFTQEVMRGPSPLSPGMRELIAAYTSRGNECAF
- a CDS encoding acyl-CoA thioesterase, giving the protein MRAFEYRHTVAFEETNLVGNVYFVNHLRWQGRCREFFLREHAPSTLSQLGLGLALVTTRVACDYLDEVRAFDELLILMRLGGLSRNRVTMRFDYLRLAHGQREPVARGDQEIACMSRQGGRNEPTPFPAELRAALDAFVVR